A stretch of the Alnus glutinosa chromosome 6, dhAlnGlut1.1, whole genome shotgun sequence genome encodes the following:
- the LOC133870993 gene encoding uncharacterized protein LOC133870993 yields MMSCMCCSRYVIVPKPIQNKTFESPNGVRVIVPRGTTATTARSTNSRVCAVRASLVDSYESSFNFASRMEKAWLISQQPRPVVCSSCNSNGHVECKWCRGTGFFILGDNMLCQVPSRNTSCVICGGVGSMCCSDCKGTGFRAKWLGEPPISK; encoded by the exons ATGATGAGCTGTATGTGTTGTAGCAGGTATGTGATTGTGCCGAAACCAATCCAAAATAAGACCTTCGAGTCGCCGAATGGTGTTCGGGTGATTGTACCTCGTGGTACAACGGCCACTACTGCGAGGTCCACGAATTCTAGGGTTTGTGCTGTTCGGGCTTCACTGGTGGACTCGTACGAAAGCTCCTTCAATTTCGCCAGCCGCATGGAGAAAGCCTGGTTAATCTCTCAG CAACCAAGGCCAGTTGTTTGTTCTTCTTGCAACTCAAATGGGCATGTTGAATGCAAATGGTGTCGGGGTACAGGCTTCTTTATTCTTGGTGATAACATGCTCTGCCAAGTCCCCTCAAGAAACACCAGTTGTGTTATTTGTGGTGGAGTG GGATCAATGTGTTGCTCTGATTGTAAGGGAACAGGCTTTCGTGCCAAGTGGTTAGGAGAGCCTCCTATTTCCAAGTAG